A portion of the Gorilla gorilla gorilla isolate KB3781 chromosome X, NHGRI_mGorGor1-v2.1_pri, whole genome shotgun sequence genome contains these proteins:
- the PGAM4 gene encoding phosphoglycerate mutase 4 produces MAAYKLVLIRHGESTWNLENRFSCWYDADLSPAGHEEAKRGGQALRDAGCEFDICLTSVQKRVIRTLWTVLDAIDQMWLPVVRTWRLNEQHYGGLTGLNKAETAAKHGEAQVKIWRRSYDVPPPPMEPNHPFYSNISKDRRYADLTEDQLPSYESLKDTIARALPFWNEEIVPQIKEGKRVLIAAHGISLQGIAKHVEGLSEEAIMELNLPTGIPIVYELDKNLKPIKPMQFLGDEERVRKAMEAVAAQGKAKK; encoded by the coding sequence ATGGCCGCCTACAAACTGGTGCTGATCCGGCACGGCGAGAGCACATGGAACCTGGAGAACCGCTTCAGCTGCTGGTACGACGCCGACCTGAGCCCGGCGGGCCACGAGGAGGCGAAGCGCGGCGGGCAGGCGCTACGAGATGCTGGCTGTGAGTTTGACATCTGCCTCACCTCAGTGCAGAAGAGAGTGATCCGGACCCTCTGGACAGTGCTAGATGCCATTGATCAGATGTGGCTGCCAGTGGTGAGGACTTGGCGCCTCAATGAGCAGCACTATGGGGGTCTAACCGGTCTCAATAAAGCAGAAACTGCTGCAAAGCATGGTGAGGCCCAGGTGAAGATCTGGAGGCGCTCCTATGATGTCCCACCACCTCCGATGGAGCCCAACCATCCTTTCTACAGCAACATCAGTAAGGATCGCAGGTATGCAGACCTCACAGAAGATCAGCTACCCTCCTATGAGAGTCTGAAGGATACTATTGCCAGAGCTCTGCCCTTCTGGAATGAAGAAATAGTTCCCCAGATCAAGGAGGGGAAACGTGTACTGATTGCAGCCCATGGCATCAGCCTCCAGGGCATTGCCAAGCATGTGGAGGGTCTCTCTGAAGAGGCTATCATGGAGCTGAACCTGCCAACTGGTATTCCCATTGTCTATGAATTGGACAAGAACTTGAAGCCTATCAAGCCCATGCAGTTTCTGGGGGATGAAGAGAGGGTGCGCAAAGCCATGGAAGCTGTGGCTGCCCAGGGCAAGGCCAAGAAGTGA